One stretch of Methyloversatilis sp. RAC08 DNA includes these proteins:
- the arsB gene encoding ACR3 family arsenite efflux transporter has translation MGLFERWLSVWVAACIVAGVGLGLLAPRAFEAVAALEFAHVNLVVAVLIWVMIYPMMIQIDFAAVRDVGRRPQGLVLTLVINWLVKPFTMAALGVLFFRYLFAPWVDPQSASEYIAGMILLGVAPCTAMVFVWSQLTKGDPAYTLVQVSVNDLVMVFAFAPIAAFLLGVTDVAVPWETLLLSTLLYVVLPLVAGVLTRRVLREGDVLARFVARLKPASIVGLLATVVLLFGFQAETIWAQPLVIGLIAIPLIIQTYGIFAIAFIAARRMKLSYGVAAPACLIGTSNFFELAVAVAISLFGLHSGAALATVVGVLVEVPVMLSLVAFTNRNRHCFPV, from the coding sequence ATGGGACTGTTCGAACGTTGGCTGAGCGTCTGGGTGGCAGCGTGCATTGTGGCGGGCGTGGGGCTCGGCCTGCTGGCGCCGCGCGCGTTCGAGGCGGTTGCGGCGCTGGAATTCGCGCACGTCAATCTGGTGGTCGCTGTACTCATCTGGGTGATGATCTACCCGATGATGATCCAGATCGATTTTGCTGCCGTGCGCGATGTCGGTCGCCGGCCGCAGGGCCTGGTGCTCACGCTGGTCATCAACTGGCTGGTCAAGCCGTTCACGATGGCGGCGCTCGGCGTGCTGTTCTTCCGGTACCTGTTTGCGCCCTGGGTCGATCCGCAGTCGGCGAGCGAATACATCGCCGGCATGATCCTGCTCGGTGTCGCGCCCTGTACGGCGATGGTGTTCGTATGGAGCCAATTGACGAAGGGTGACCCCGCCTACACGCTGGTGCAGGTATCGGTGAATGATCTGGTCATGGTGTTCGCGTTCGCGCCCATCGCGGCCTTTCTGCTCGGCGTGACCGATGTGGCCGTGCCCTGGGAGACGCTGCTGCTGTCGACGCTGCTGTATGTGGTGCTGCCGCTGGTCGCCGGCGTGCTGACACGACGCGTGCTGCGCGAAGGTGATGTGCTGGCGCGTTTCGTGGCTCGCCTGAAACCGGCTTCCATCGTCGGTCTTCTGGCCACGGTCGTGCTTCTTTTCGGCTTCCAGGCGGAGACGATCTGGGCACAGCCGCTGGTGATCGGTCTGATCGCGATTCCGCTGATCATCCAGACCTACGGCATCTTCGCCATTGCCTTCATCGCAGCGCGTCGCATGAAGTTGTCGTATGGCGTGGCGGCGCCGGCCTGCTTGATCGGCACCTCGAATTTCTTCGAGCTGGCGGTTGCGGTGGCGATTTCGCTGTTCGGTCTTCACTCCGGCGCTGCGCTGGCCACCGTGGTGGGCGTTCTGGTCGAAGTGCCGGTCATGCTGTCGCTGGTGGCGTTCACCAACCGGAACAGGCACTGCTTTCCTGTCTGA
- a CDS encoding arsenate reductase ArsC produces the protein MGAPLNVLFLCTHNSARSVLAECLLNHLGAGRFRAFSAGSQPSGRVNPFALQALAEAGVDTTGVCSKSWDTFAEPGAPEMDLIITVCDSAAGELCPVWPGHPATAHWGYADPSATTGPDAARLMAFRDTMTLIRRRLEILVALPGERLDALRIEQTARSLADR, from the coding sequence ATGGGCGCGCCACTGAACGTGCTGTTTCTGTGCACCCACAATTCGGCGCGCAGCGTGCTCGCCGAGTGCCTGCTGAACCATCTGGGCGCCGGCCGTTTCCGCGCGTTTTCGGCCGGCAGCCAGCCCTCGGGGCGGGTGAATCCGTTTGCGCTGCAGGCGCTGGCCGAAGCGGGCGTGGATACGACCGGTGTGTGCAGCAAGAGCTGGGACACGTTCGCCGAACCCGGTGCGCCGGAGATGGATCTCATCATCACCGTCTGCGACAGCGCAGCCGGCGAGCTGTGCCCGGTATGGCCGGGCCATCCCGCGACGGCACATTGGGGTTACGCCGACCCGTCCGCCACGACCGGTCCGGACGCGGCAAGGCTGATGGCCTTCCGCGACACGATGACGCTGATCCGCCGACGGCTCGAAATACTGGTCGCGCTGCCTGGCGAACGCCTGGACGCGCTTCGCATTGAACAGACCGCGCGCAGTCTGGCCGACCGCTGA
- the ahpC gene encoding alkyl hydroperoxide reductase subunit C encodes MSLVGTTVKPFKATTYHNGKFVDITEADLKGKWSAFVFYPADFTFVCPTELGDLADMYGEFQKIGCEIYSVSTDTHFVHKGWADASDTIRKIKYPMIGDPTGAITRNFDVMIEEAGLALRGTFVIDPEGKIRMAEIVELGIGRDAKELLRKVQAAQYVTSHPGEVCPAKWTPGAQSMTPSLDLVGKI; translated from the coding sequence ATGTCCCTCGTCGGAACAACCGTTAAACCCTTCAAGGCAACCACTTATCACAACGGCAAGTTTGTAGACATCACCGAAGCAGACCTGAAGGGCAAGTGGTCGGCTTTCGTGTTCTACCCGGCTGACTTCACATTCGTGTGCCCGACCGAACTGGGTGACCTGGCCGACATGTACGGCGAGTTCCAGAAGATCGGTTGCGAAATCTATTCGGTCTCGACCGATACGCACTTCGTGCACAAGGGCTGGGCCGATGCGTCGGACACCATCCGCAAGATCAAGTACCCGATGATCGGTGACCCGACCGGTGCCATCACCCGCAACTTCGACGTCATGATCGAAGAAGCCGGTCTGGCGCTGCGCGGTACCTTCGTGATCGACCCGGAAGGCAAGATCCGCATGGCCGAAATCGTCGAACTCGGCATTGGTCGCGATGCAAAGGAACTGCTGCGCAAGGTGCAGGCTGCCCAGTACGTGACGTCGCATCCGGGCGAAGTCTGCCCCGCCAAGTGGACGCCGGGCGCTCAGTCGATGACCCCGTCGCTTGACCTGGTCGGCAAGATCTAA
- the ahpF gene encoding alkyl hydroperoxide reductase subunit F, translated as MLDATLKGQLQAYLTKLVHPIELVASLDDSDASRELQSLLAEIAELSNLITLVEKRDDDERKPSFSINRKGGDMSLRFAAIPLGHEFTSLVLALLQAGGHPPKVDQEVIDQIKALDADFHFEVFMSLSCHNCPDVVQALNLMAVLNPRVSAVTIDGALFQKEVEERQIMAVPMIFLNGQHFGQGRMTIEEILPKLDTKVAEREAEKVSARAPFDVLVVGGGPAGTAAAIYAARKGIRTGLVAERFGGQVMDTLGIENFISVKETEGPKLVAALEEHVKAYDIDVMNLQRVEKLVPAAESGDGYIHLTLASGAKLKSRSVILSTGARWREINVPGEREYRNHGVAYCPHCDGPLFKGKNVAVIGGGNSGVEAAIDLAGVVGHVTLIEFDKQLRADAVLQRKLHSLPNVKVITHAQTKDIVGDGKKVNGLNYIDRASGDLNHVDLEGVFIQIGLVPNTEWLKGSSMALTKYGEIDIDARCETSIAGVFAAGDVTTVPYKQIIIAMGEGSKAAISAFDYLIRHSAPEAAAAA; from the coding sequence ATGCTCGATGCCACCCTCAAGGGCCAGTTGCAGGCCTACCTCACGAAGCTTGTCCACCCGATAGAGCTGGTGGCGTCGCTGGACGACAGCGATGCTTCGCGCGAACTGCAATCACTGCTGGCGGAAATCGCCGAACTGTCGAACCTGATCACGCTGGTCGAGAAGCGCGACGACGACGAGCGCAAGCCCTCGTTCTCGATCAATCGCAAGGGCGGCGACATGAGCCTGCGCTTCGCGGCCATCCCGCTCGGCCATGAATTCACGTCGCTGGTGCTGGCGCTGCTGCAGGCCGGCGGCCATCCACCCAAGGTGGATCAGGAAGTGATCGATCAGATCAAGGCGCTCGACGCCGACTTCCACTTCGAAGTCTTCATGAGTCTGTCCTGCCACAACTGCCCTGACGTGGTGCAGGCGCTCAACCTGATGGCTGTGCTGAACCCGCGCGTCAGTGCGGTCACGATCGACGGTGCGCTGTTCCAGAAGGAAGTTGAAGAGCGCCAGATCATGGCGGTTCCGATGATCTTCCTGAACGGTCAGCACTTCGGTCAGGGCCGCATGACGATCGAGGAAATCCTGCCCAAGCTGGACACCAAGGTCGCCGAGCGCGAAGCCGAAAAGGTGTCGGCCCGCGCACCGTTCGACGTGCTGGTCGTCGGCGGCGGTCCGGCCGGTACGGCAGCGGCGATCTACGCGGCGCGCAAGGGCATCCGCACCGGGCTGGTTGCCGAGCGCTTCGGCGGTCAGGTGATGGACACGCTGGGCATCGAGAACTTCATTTCGGTGAAGGAAACCGAAGGGCCCAAGCTGGTCGCCGCGCTGGAAGAGCACGTGAAGGCCTACGACATTGACGTGATGAACCTGCAGCGGGTCGAAAAGCTCGTGCCGGCAGCGGAGTCGGGCGACGGTTACATCCACCTGACGCTGGCCAGTGGCGCCAAGCTGAAGAGCCGCTCGGTCATCCTGTCGACCGGCGCACGCTGGCGCGAAATCAACGTGCCGGGCGAGCGCGAATACCGCAATCACGGCGTGGCCTACTGCCCGCACTGCGATGGCCCGCTGTTCAAGGGCAAGAACGTCGCCGTGATCGGTGGTGGCAATTCCGGTGTCGAGGCGGCGATCGACCTGGCCGGCGTGGTGGGTCATGTGACGCTGATCGAATTCGACAAGCAGCTGCGTGCCGATGCCGTGCTGCAGCGCAAGCTGCACAGCCTGCCGAACGTCAAGGTCATCACGCATGCGCAGACGAAGGACATCGTCGGCGACGGCAAGAAGGTCAATGGCCTGAACTACATCGATCGCGCGAGCGGCGACCTCAACCATGTCGATCTGGAGGGCGTGTTCATCCAGATCGGTCTGGTACCGAACACCGAGTGGCTGAAGGGCTCCTCGATGGCGCTGACCAAGTACGGTGAAATCGACATCGATGCACGCTGCGAAACGTCGATTGCGGGCGTGTTCGCGGCAGGTGACGTGACCACCGTGCCGTACAAGCAGATCATCATCGCCATGGGTGAAGGGTCGAAGGCGGCGATCAGCGCGTTCGATTACCTGATACGCCATTCGGCGCCGGAGGCGGCCGCCGCGGCCTGA